Proteins encoded within one genomic window of Alcanivorax sp. REN37:
- a CDS encoding acyl-CoA dehydrogenase family protein has protein sequence MIRDQDLLDQLLDTVSRFVRERLMPIEQQVSEQDSIPDDIVNDMKQMGLFGLSIPEQYGGLGLTMEEEVLVAFELGRTSPCFRSLFGTNNGIGAQGILIDGTEEQKQKYVPQLATGEVISSFCLTEPDAGSDASSVRTRAERDGDHYILNGTKRFITNGPHAGLFTVMARTDQDNKGAGGISAFVVEGDTPGILRGKADRKMGQQGTHTCDIIFENCRVPAANLIGLKEGQGFKTAMKVLDRGRLHISAICVGVAERLIDDALRYAMERRQFGQPIVEHQLIQAMLADSRAEAYAARSMVVDAARRKDAGQSVSLESACAKMFASEMVGRVADRAVQIHGGSGYMAEYAVERFYRDVRLFRIYEGTTQIQQIVIARNMVKDAAG, from the coding sequence ATGATTCGTGACCAGGACCTGCTTGATCAGCTGCTGGACACCGTATCCCGCTTCGTGCGCGAACGGTTGATGCCGATCGAACAGCAAGTATCAGAACAAGACAGCATCCCCGACGACATCGTCAACGACATGAAACAGATGGGCCTGTTCGGCCTGTCGATCCCAGAACAATACGGCGGCCTCGGGCTGACCATGGAAGAGGAAGTGCTGGTGGCGTTCGAGCTCGGCCGCACCTCGCCCTGCTTCCGCTCACTGTTCGGCACCAACAACGGCATCGGCGCCCAGGGCATTCTGATCGACGGCACCGAGGAACAGAAACAGAAGTACGTGCCGCAACTGGCCACCGGTGAGGTGATCAGCTCGTTCTGCCTGACCGAGCCGGATGCCGGTTCCGACGCCAGCAGTGTGCGCACCCGCGCCGAACGCGACGGCGACCACTACATCCTCAATGGCACCAAGCGCTTTATCACTAACGGCCCCCATGCCGGCCTGTTCACGGTGATGGCACGCACCGACCAAGACAACAAGGGTGCCGGCGGCATTTCCGCGTTTGTGGTGGAGGGCGACACGCCCGGCATCCTGCGCGGCAAGGCGGACCGTAAAATGGGCCAGCAAGGTACCCATACCTGCGACATCATTTTTGAAAATTGCCGGGTGCCGGCGGCCAACTTGATCGGTCTGAAAGAAGGCCAGGGTTTCAAGACCGCCATGAAAGTGCTCGACCGTGGGCGCCTGCATATTTCCGCGATTTGCGTTGGCGTCGCCGAGCGTCTGATCGACGATGCGCTGCGTTACGCCATGGAGCGCCGTCAGTTCGGCCAGCCGATCGTGGAGCACCAATTGATCCAGGCAATGCTGGCGGATTCGCGGGCGGAAGCCTATGCTGCCCGCTCAATGGTGGTGGACGCAGCGCGCCGCAAAGATGCCGGTCAATCGGTCAGTCTGGAGTCGGCCTGCGCCAAGATGTTCGCCTCCGAAATGGTCGGGCGCGTGGCGGACCGGGCAGTGCAAATCCATGGGGGCAGCGGCTACATGGCCGAGTACGCAGTGGAGCGTTTTTACCGCGACGTGCGCCTGTTCCGCATCTATGAAGGCACCACCCAGATCCAGCAAATTGTCATCGCCCGCAACATGGTGAAAGACGCCGCAGGTTGA